The following proteins are co-located in the Gorilla gorilla gorilla isolate KB3781 chromosome 18, NHGRI_mGorGor1-v2.1_pri, whole genome shotgun sequence genome:
- the DDX19B gene encoding ATP-dependent RNA helicase DDX19B isoform X7: MLSQVEPANKYPQCLCLSPTYELALQTGKVIEQMGKFYPELKLAYAVRGNKLERGQKISEQIVIGTPGTVLDWCSKLKFIDPKKIKVFVLDEADVMIATQGHQDQSIRIQRMLPRNCQMLLFSATFEDSVWKFAQKVVPDPNVIKLKREEETLDTIKQYYVLCSSRDEKFQALCNLYGAITIAQAMIFCHTRKTASWLAAELSKEGHQVALLSGEMMVEQRAAVIERFREGKEKVLVTTNVCARGIDVEQVSVVINFDLPVDKDRNPDNETYLHRIGRTGRFGKRGLAVNMVDSKHSMNILNRIQEHFNKKIERLDTDDLDEIEKIAN, translated from the exons ATGCTTAGCCAAGTAGAACCTGCAAACAAATACCCCCAG TGTCTATGTCTCTCCCCAACGTATGAGCTCGCCCTCCAAACAGGAAAAGTGATTGAACAAATGGGCAAATTTTACCCTGAACTGAAGCTAGCTTATGCTGTTCGAGGCAATAAAT TGGAAAGAGGCCAGAAGATCAGTGAGCAGATTGTCATTGGCACCCCTGGGACCGTGCTGGACTGGTGCTCCAAGCTCAAGTTCATTGATCCCAAGAAAATCAAGGTGTTTGTTCTGGATGAGGCTGATGTCATGATAGCCACTCAGGGCCACCAAGATCAGAGCATCCGCATCCAGAG GATGCTGCCCAGGAACTGCCAGATGCTGCTTTTCTCTGCCACCTTTGAAGACTCTGTGTGGAAGTTTGCCCAGAAAGTGGTCCCAGACCCAAACGTTATCAAACTGAAGCGTGAGGAAGAGACCCTGGACACCATCAAGCAGTACTATGTCCTGTGCAGCAGCAGAGACGAGAAGTTCCAGGCCTTGTGTAACCTCTACGGGGCCATCACCATTGCTCAAGCCATgatcttctgccat ACTCGCAAAACAGCTAGTTGGCTGGCAGCAGAGCTCTCAAAAGAAGGCCACCAGGTGGCTCTGCTGAGTGGGGAGATGATGGTGGAACAGAGGGCTGCAGTAATTGAGCGCTTCCGAGAGGGCAAAGAGAAGGTTTTGGTGACCACCAACGTGTGTGCCCGCG GCATCGATGTTGAACAAGTGTCTGTCGTCATCAACTTTGATCTTCCCGTGGACAAGGACAGGAATCCTGACAACGAGACCTACCTGCACCGGATCGGGCGCACGGGCCGCTTTGGCAAGAGGGGCCTGGCAGTGAACATGGTAGACAGCAAGCATAGCATGAACATCCTGAACAGAATCCAGGAGCATTTTA ATAAGAAGATAGAAAGATTGGACACAGATGATTTGGACGAGATTGAGAAAATAGCCAACTGA
- the DDX19B gene encoding ATP-dependent RNA helicase DDX19B isoform X6, producing MGFNRPSKIQENALPLMLAEPPQNLIAQSQSGTGKTAAFVLAMLSQVEPANKYPQCLCLSPTYELALQTGKVIEQMGKFYPELKLAYAVRGNKLERGQKISEQIVIGTPGTVLDWCSKLKFIDPKKIKVFVLDEADVMIATQGHQDQSIRIQRMLPRNCQMLLFSATFEDSVWKFAQKVVPDPNVIKLKREEETLDTIKQYYVLCSSRDEKFQALCNLYGAITIAQAMIFCHTRKTASWLAAELSKEGHQVALLSGEMMVEQRAAVIERFREGKEKVLVTTNVCARGIDVEQVSVVINFDLPVDKDRNPDNETYLHRIGRTGRFGKRGLAVNMVDSKHSMNILNRIQEHFNKKIERLDTDDLDEIEKIAN from the exons CCCACAGAACTTAATTGCCCAATCTCAGTCTGGTACTGGTAAAACAGCTGCCTTCGTGCTGGCCATGCTTAGCCAAGTAGAACCTGCAAACAAATACCCCCAG TGTCTATGTCTCTCCCCAACGTATGAGCTCGCCCTCCAAACAGGAAAAGTGATTGAACAAATGGGCAAATTTTACCCTGAACTGAAGCTAGCTTATGCTGTTCGAGGCAATAAAT TGGAAAGAGGCCAGAAGATCAGTGAGCAGATTGTCATTGGCACCCCTGGGACCGTGCTGGACTGGTGCTCCAAGCTCAAGTTCATTGATCCCAAGAAAATCAAGGTGTTTGTTCTGGATGAGGCTGATGTCATGATAGCCACTCAGGGCCACCAAGATCAGAGCATCCGCATCCAGAG GATGCTGCCCAGGAACTGCCAGATGCTGCTTTTCTCTGCCACCTTTGAAGACTCTGTGTGGAAGTTTGCCCAGAAAGTGGTCCCAGACCCAAACGTTATCAAACTGAAGCGTGAGGAAGAGACCCTGGACACCATCAAGCAGTACTATGTCCTGTGCAGCAGCAGAGACGAGAAGTTCCAGGCCTTGTGTAACCTCTACGGGGCCATCACCATTGCTCAAGCCATgatcttctgccat ACTCGCAAAACAGCTAGTTGGCTGGCAGCAGAGCTCTCAAAAGAAGGCCACCAGGTGGCTCTGCTGAGTGGGGAGATGATGGTGGAACAGAGGGCTGCAGTAATTGAGCGCTTCCGAGAGGGCAAAGAGAAGGTTTTGGTGACCACCAACGTGTGTGCCCGCG GCATCGATGTTGAACAAGTGTCTGTCGTCATCAACTTTGATCTTCCCGTGGACAAGGACAGGAATCCTGACAACGAGACCTACCTGCACCGGATCGGGCGCACGGGCCGCTTTGGCAAGAGGGGCCTGGCAGTGAACATGGTAGACAGCAAGCATAGCATGAACATCCTGAACAGAATCCAGGAGCATTTTA ATAAGAAGATAGAAAGATTGGACACAGATGATTTGGACGAGATTGAGAAAATAGCCAACTGA